GTGGCTGCGCAACTGGCGAGTGGCGCGCGCCCGGGTGCTGCTGCGCGCCGGCTTGCCGTTGGCGGATGCGGCGCAGGCGGTGGGCTTCGCCGACCAGGCGCACCTGACACGGGTGTTCAAGCAGATCTACGGCAGCCCGCCGGGTGTGCTGCTCAAGGCCGGGGCGGGCGGCTCCCAGACATTGTGAGGGCGGGGCGTCTCAAGCCGGTAGTCCGAGTATTTGCGTGTGAAAAATTCCGCGCCCAGCGCATGCGCCGCGGCAAGCGGCCGCCGGGGATCGCGCGCAATCTCGCCGCGCCGGTTGCCGGCGCCGTGCACAAAGCCCACGAAGCTGGAATGCGTATAGCGCGCATATTCCTGAACCTGATGCACGATGCCGAGCGCCGCGCCCGGATAGGTTTCTTCCGAAGCCACCGCCAGCCCCAGCCGCTTGCCCGCCATGCCGGCCTTGACGCGTTCCGGCTCGGGCCCGGATCCCGCGTAGTGGCTGAACGACCGGTCAAAGAACGCCTTGGTCTGCGCCGACATGCCGTACCAGTAGATGGGCGTGCAGAACAGCACGCCGTCGGCCGGCAGAAAATGTTCAAGAAAAAGTTCGGCGTAACGGTCGGCGGGCGGCTTGTTGTGGCGCAGATCCGGCAGCAGGCCCTGGATGTAGTCGTCCAGGAAAAACACCGATGCCACGATACCGGCCGTTGCTGCGCCCTGACGGGCGGATTCGGCCAGTGCCGCGCTGTTGCCGTCGCGGCGGGGACTGCCAACCAGGATCAGCAGGCGTTCGGGGCGATGAGTTGAATTCATGCCAGGCTCCTCTCAAGAAAAATCGATGCGAAGCCCGATATTGGTGCCTTGGCGGTGCAGGCGACAACTGACCATTCCTTCACTAAGATGAACGCAATTCATCCCAGGAATTCCGGCCATGTTTGCCTCGCTTCCCGTTACTGCCCTGCGCACGTTCGAGGCCGCGGCCCGGCTGCGCAGTTTCAAGCTGGCTGCGGCCGAGCTGTCGGTCACGCCCACGGCGGTGTCTCACCAGGTCAAGGCACTTGAGCGGCATGTGGGCTGCGCGCTGTTCGA
The DNA window shown above is from Achromobacter spanius and carries:
- a CDS encoding flavodoxin family protein gives rise to the protein MNSTHRPERLLILVGSPRRDGNSAALAESARQGAATAGIVASVFFLDDYIQGLLPDLRHNKPPADRYAELFLEHFLPADGVLFCTPIYWYGMSAQTKAFFDRSFSHYAGSGPEPERVKAGMAGKRLGLAVASEETYPGAALGIVHQVQEYARYTHSSFVGFVHGAGNRRGEIARDPRRPLAAAHALGAEFFTRKYSDYRLETPRPHNVWEPPAPALSSTPGGLP